From one Corvus cornix cornix isolate S_Up_H32 chromosome 21, ASM73873v5, whole genome shotgun sequence genomic stretch:
- the FNDC10 gene encoding LOW QUALITY PROTEIN: fibronectin type III domain-containing protein 10 (The sequence of the model RefSeq protein was modified relative to this genomic sequence to represent the inferred CDS: deleted 2 bases in 1 codon), translating into MRRPPACPARPACCRRCSPCCASGSPTPPDPDRDPDEPWCPYKVGGDGAAAAGARLCFRPPARGFQCAARGCRAHRSAGGALVANVLRNGSVLLQWGLRHWGPPRPAAALRGFTLNCSWDGTYTRFPCDSVELGAACRDYLLAEAHGSVRYRLCLQPRYAPPRPAPPAQCVEFRVEPAAMRDIVVAMTAVGGSICVMLVFICLLVAYITENLMSPALARGGAAAAAGPRRA; encoded by the exons ATGCGGCGGCCGCCGGCATGCCCGGCACGCCCAGCCTGCTGCCGCCGCTGCTCGCCCTGCTGTGCCTCGGGGTCGCCGACCCCA CCCGACCCCGACCGCGACCCCGACGAGCCGTGGTGCCCCTACAAGGTGGGCGGCGAtggcgcggcggcggcgggggcgcggctCTGCTTCCGCCCGCCGGCCCGCGGCTTCCAGTGCGCGGCGCGGGGGTGCCGCGCCCACCGCTCCGCGGGCGGTGCGCTGGTGGCCAACGTGCTGCGGAACGGCAGcgtgctgctgcagtgggggCTGCGGCACTGGgggccgccgcgccccgccgccgccctgCGCGGCTTCACGCTCAACTGCTCGTGGGACGGCACCTACACGCGCTTCCCCTGCGACAGCGTGGAGCTGGGCGCCGCATGTCGCGACTACCTGCTGGCCGAGGCGCACGGCAGCGTGCGCTACCGCCTGTGCCTGCAGCCGCGCTacgccccgccgcgccccgcgccgcccgcgcAGTGCGTGGAGTTCCGCGTGGAGCCCGCGGCCATGCGCGACATCGTCGTGGCCATGACGGCCGTGGGGGGATCCATCTGCGTCATGCTCGTCTTCATCTGCCTGCTCGTGGCCTACATCACCGAGAACCTCATGAGCCCCGCGCTCGCCCGCGGAggagccgccgctgccgccggccCGCGCCGCGCGTAG